The genomic stretch TTGGCGGAGGCCGCAAAGCCAAGCCCGCCCTGAATGGCCGCGCCGAGATCTGTCAGAATGTCGCCAAACAGGTTTGAAGCCACGATCACATCCAGGTCCTGCGGCGCCATCACCATTTTTGCCGCCATGGCGTCGATGTGCATTTGGCTAACCGTGACATCTGGATATTCTGCCGCCAGTTCGCGGGTGACCTCGTCCCAGAACACCATCGAATATTTTTGCGCATTGGATTTGGTGACCGACGTCAAATGCCCACGTCTGGCGCGGGCCTGTTCAAACCCATATCGGAGAATGCGTTCGACACCGGTGCGGGTGAAAACCGAGGTCTCCACCGCCACTTCATCAGCGGTGCCTTGATGCACACGTCCCCCCGCCCCAGAGTATTCACCTTCGGTGTTTTCGCGAATGCAGAGAATGTCAAAAGCGTCGGCGACCAAGGGTCCTTGGACCCCGGGCAACAGCCGGTGCGGCCGGACATTAGCGTATTGTTTGAACGCTTTGCGGATCGGCAGAAGCAGCCCATGTAAAGACACTGAATCTGCCACGGTTTCAGGCCAACCCACAGCGCCAAGAAAGATCGCATCAAAGGCGCGAAGGGTTTCAATCCCGTCCTTTGGCATCATGGTGCCATGCTTCAGGTACCATTCACAGGACCAGGGGAATTCTGTGTTATTCAGCTGAAAGCCGAATTTTTGGGCCGCAGCCTCCAGAACCTGAACCGTTGCATCCGTCACGTCGACGCCAATGCCATCACCGGGGATCAAAGCGATCTGGTAAGATTTCATATTAAGAGCTTTCTTTTAGTGTCACAGATCAATCAGCACGGATTTGCTGCGGCGGTTGGCAAGAAAGGCTTCGCGCCCCAGGTCCTTGCCCAGGCCGCTCGCCTTCCAGCCCCCTGTGGGCAAGATGTGATCCTGCGAACGCCCATAGCGATTAACCCAGACAGTGCCCGCTTCCAGCGACTTGGTGACACGCAGCGCCCGTGAAAGATCACGGGTATAAACACCGGCACAAAGCCCATAGGTCGGATGATTGCCCAGGGTTAGAGCCTCTTCCTCGCTTGCAAAGGTCTGCAAGGTGACGACGGGGCCAAAGATTTCTTCGGTCACCGCAGGGTTGCTGTCAGTGACACCGGCGATGATCGTTGGCTGATAGAAACTGCCCTTCCGATCAAAGGCTTTGCCGCCACACAGCAGCTCTGCGCCCTCGGATTTGGCGGCCTGGACGATGCTGTCGATCCGCTGCAGCTGCTGCGACGAAATAATAGGTGAAAACCCGGCAGGATCCTCCCAGGTCGCGGCTGGTTTTTCCTGAGCAAAGGCCAGGATGAGCTTTTGCGCCAGCGCAT from Phaeobacter sp. G2 encodes the following:
- a CDS encoding tartrate dehydrogenase codes for the protein MKSYQIALIPGDGIGVDVTDATVQVLEAAAQKFGFQLNNTEFPWSCEWYLKHGTMMPKDGIETLRAFDAIFLGAVGWPETVADSVSLHGLLLPIRKAFKQYANVRPHRLLPGVQGPLVADAFDILCIRENTEGEYSGAGGRVHQGTADEVAVETSVFTRTGVERILRYGFEQARARRGHLTSVTKSNAQKYSMVFWDEVTRELAAEYPDVTVSQMHIDAMAAKMVMAPQDLDVIVASNLFGDILTDLGAAIQGGLGFAASANICPDHSGPSMFEPVHGSAPDIAGQDIANPIAAIWSAAMMLDHLGEAEAASAVLSAIEVATEKGIGTHPGKHATAIITAAIIAELEL